The Lolium perenne isolate Kyuss_39 chromosome 6, Kyuss_2.0, whole genome shotgun sequence genome segment GCGCCGCAGAATCTGATGTTCCCGTCCTCCAAAAAATTCTTGAGCATTTGTGCCACTTTATTGGCATGAATAATATGGAACACCAACGTCTCGGACGCCACCGAGAGTTGAAGGACGGCGGCGCGCTGCTCCTCACCGGCCTTGCGAGGGTCGGTGAACTCGCAGTCCAAACCGACGCACTTGGTCGTTGCAGCGTCGAGAAATTCCCTCTTCACGCACCAGATCCACTTCTCCACCATTCTTGCACGGAGCGTGTCTGTGACCTTGAACGCTTCCATCCTTTCGGCTGTGAGGTAGTACACCCGTGTCCGACAAGCCGGGTCGCGCACGAGGTGCTCCATCGACGAAGAGGGGAGAGAGAGCTATAGCTTTTGCAATGGTGGATGAGGAGAGGAGGCCCGATGGAGAGAGTGTGTGTGGCAATGGTGAAGAATGGTGGAGCTTATAAAGCAATTAGAAGAGGATGATGAACAGTGGCTGGCTGCGATGGCGCTTGTGGCTCGGATTCCACGCCGACGCTCGATTTCAACGCGGCCAGTAATGGCGACGCGCGATCAGCCTCCGCGGAAAACGAACCGTTTGACTTTAGGTCCCGGTTTGGGATACACGCCGAGATTAAAGGGCGTACCGCATGCGCTGCGTGGcgcaaaaccctttagtcccggtttgagaGACGAGCCAGGACCTTTGGGTCTTTACGAGCCGGGACCTATGGATGCCGTACGTTGTAGCGTTTATAGGACGACGTGGCTAGGCCTTGAATCCCGGCCCAGGACACGGCCGGAACCAAGGGTGCCTGATCAAAGACTTGTTTTATACTAGTGCTAGTTTACTTGGACTAATTTTGCACAGTAAAGGCAACTTGTAGGAATAGGATGTCCCATTTACAAGCTCTCGGGTGCTACACACCCCATAcctgaaaaaataaaaaaataattttATAAAACGTTAGAAAAATCTAactttttaaaaatcaaagataATCAGgtattatacttgtataaaataTTTCTCTAGGAAATAATTTCATTGTATCTTGGTTAAAAAAAACAAACTCGAAACAACCATGACCACGTACTATTCGCTTTATGTTCGtcataattttatattttttaccTTAAAAACCATGGGAACCTAGGGAATTTGTTTACGGTAAAATACCTAATCATGTTTGGTTTCAaaaatttttgatttttttagctttttaaattttattttattttttcaagTATGGGAATGTGTAGCACCCGAGGCTAAAAGTTACTGTGCGGTAAATTACCCTCTAAGTTTCCAAAACCAGGACAAATTACCCCCTGGGTTGATTGGCTGTttttttagagcatctccaccggcgtgtCCCATAGCGGCCCCGATAGAATTTTGGGGGCCGGCATCGAAAATTGGCTCACACCGGCGTGCCTCAAATAGCGCTGGCACTTTTCCAAGCCCAATAcaagcgccggcaaccccgtgccggccccttgggcaagagcgcgaatcgggcgcgctggCGCCTCGCAAGGCGGAAAATTTTGGGCATGGGAGCAGCCTGTCAGTGATGCCAGGACGCCGCGCAGGAGTTTTTACCGCCACGACGCCGGGCTGGAAACTCTCCCGCCACGATGCCGAGCGGGAAACTCTCCTGCCATGACGCCGCGCGGGAGGTTTCCCGCCTCGCCGCCGGTCTATATTATCCCTCCTTCCCCGCCTCGTGGGAGGAGGCGGCCGTAGAAGTCGTGGAGGAGGACCTGCAGCTCGCAGATTacgaggcgtgggaggaggcggcacTAGCGGCGACCGTAGATGACTTTGTCGCGGACGCGCGGTAGGACCAGGGGGTGGAGCGGCGGCAGCAACAGCGCTGGTGGAAGGTGCGCCAGCAGCAGGGGTGGGAGCAGCTTGCGCTGCGGTGGTTGATGCGGGCGAAGAAGCAGCGTCAGGATGAAGTCTACGAGCGGCGGCATTTGTTCAAGATGTAGCCGCGGCTACGGAGGCAGGAGCTGGAGCAGCAGCTATGTCAGGAGGTGGAGGCCGCGGATAGAGCCGCCTACTTGATGTTCGTGGCGAAGAGAGCAGCGGGGGATCGACGACAGAGGAGCAGTGGAGAGAGCAGCAGAGATTGTTCACATCCATAGAGCCGGGTGGCAAGTAGGTAGTAGGCTAGAGATGAAGCAGGTTTCACATATCATCCAGGATCGAGGAGTGAATAATGTTCTACTCGGATTTGCCTAAAACATTATTCATTCCTCGATCCTGAATGATATGAAAATGAAATTACGATAAAATATTCCTAAAAAAACTTCTATCCGGGGCGCCGGTTTGGGGGCGCCGATGTGGGAACAACACCCCCAAATAGAGGTTGCATTGCCGGGGCGACTATTTGGGGGCCGcctgtggagatgctcttagagcatctgtAACAGTAACCGTAAAAGTGGCCGAAACTGAAAAAGTCCGGCGACAATATGGATTCAGGCTGAAAGTGGACCAGATCACAGCCCGAACTTGCGGCTTGGCCTGTAAATTGAGTTCGGGGGCCCGAAAACTCAGCGGCCACCCCGTATTAAAACGGGCCGCAAGGGGAGTTTGGTTTCCAAACCCTACTCCCTCTGCCGCTACCACTCCCTCTGTCGTTCCTCTCCGGCAAGAAATCCAGCTCGCACCAGCCCCAATTCGCCCCAGCTCCGTGACGTCATGGCCTTGCGTGGTGGCTCAACTGGGCGCGGTGCGGGATTGGGCGGCGGGGACTCGCCGCCCAATCCCCCCGTGTTCCGCACGGAGGAGGAACGCCGAAAGTTCAAGCGATCGGAGGGCACGTGCAAGCGCAGTGCCCGCCGGTGgacgaactgggggctcacgcccctAGGGAAGCTCGCCAAGTACGGCAGCAACGACAATGAAGGCTCCTCATCCGGGGGTTTGAGCCGCCCACTGCTCGTCGATGAGGAGCTGGTCCCCACGTGGGAGCCCACGTTCTCCGCGAGAGACTACGTGCATGGCTTCGACGAGGAGGATGCTGTCGTCACGCAGATGGAGGCGGTCTCTGTGGTGGAGGCCCGTGCTCGCTTCCGCCGGGAGGAGGCCGACGCCGCCCGCCAAGTGCAGGAGTACGAGGCGGCGCGTCGGGAGGCGCGCGTCCGCCACGTCAAGCTCGAGTAGCGAAGCTCTTCACCGTCCATCGCGTCGATGCCATCCTCCGCATCGACGCTCCGCCACCACCGGCCGCCACGCAAGAGGCCAATCGAGCGCATTTTGCTTCAAATTAGTTAGCGCGGTTAGGTATAGTATGTAATATAGGTTTGGTAATCCGATTATGTAATTTATGATGCTCAATTGGAACATCAaatgccatctatatataatcatCGACGAATTTCCCTGCGACAATTTCAAATGCATTTTTTGAGTTCATGTTTTACAGGTTTTGTTCTGcgccagctgcaaaatctttgtgcCCACATTTTCGGAAGACTGAATCACGGCTTTGCTAGAGATGCTCCTAGGGTGTGTTCAGTTGGAGTAACCAAGTAGAATATAATGGAATGGTTCTGCACCTAGAGTTCATACCTGTGTTCGGTTGGGCTAGTCTCATGGAATGGAACGGTTCCTCGAAAACGAATATTTGGCCCAGTTGCCGAATACACCGGTTCGACCGAATCGGTGGAACGCACTCGTTCCTCCTCTTTTCCTCACCGCATCTCTCCCTCACCCCCTCGAAAACCCCCCCGCGTGACCCCCTCCTGGTCCGCGCTCGCGGCTCACCTCTCCCTATCGTGACCCTCCTCTCATTGCGGCGTGGCGCTTGGGAGCAGTGGTAGGCGAGTGGCGCGCGGCGAGAGGGCaagctagcagtggcgcacggcggGAGGGTAGGCACGTGGTCAAGGGAGGGCAGGCAAGCGGGGCGGCAGAAGGGCAGCtaagcagcggcggcggtgggcacgAACCAGCGGCGGCAGGCAcgaatcagcaccggttccttgcAGGGTGAGATGAAATCCAGCCCATGTTGCTTGTATTGATTTCAGCTCGGATCTATGTTATATGTGCATCAATTACCACTTGATTTTGTGAGAAAAGTCAATCTTGATTGAAATTAGAGTATGTAGTTTCAATACACATATTGTAGATCTTTGATTTTGTGATTTTGATTGCATACATATGTTGTAGATGGGCAAGAGGATGGATAAAAAGAAAAAGATGATTAGGGGAGCTGCTGTTTTTGTGGCTCTTGCTATGATTGCGGTACTTGTTCGATCTATTATAAGGAAGAGAATACCACGTATAACCTATTGCCCAATGCATGAAAGAGATCAACAAAGGATAGACTATCTAAACAATAAAATGGTGGCAATCTGATGTGACTTGTAGAAATATGTTGAGGTTTGAAAGAGCTCCTTTCTTTCGGCTATGTGACATATTGAGAGATCGCAAATTTCTAGAAAATAGTCAACATTTGTGTGTGGAGCAACAAGTGGTGTTGTTTCTACATACTGTTGGACATAACCTTCGGAATAGGGTTGTGGCAACAAactttggtttatcatttgggacaATTAGCATATATTTTAGACGTGTCCTGCACGCCATAGGTGAGTTGCGTAATGATTATATCATGCCCATGTAGACCCCAACAAAAATTGCAGGAAATCATCGATTTGACCCATATTTTAAGGTATTTCTAAAACTTTTCGTTAGTTATCTAGGATATGATTTATGTCATTTAATATTATTCACAATATAGGACTGCATAGGAGCTATCGATGGTACACATGTGCGAGCATCTGTTACCAAAGATGTGGAACATTCATTTCGTGGTAGGAAGACTTTTGCTACTCAAAATATGATGGCAGCGGTAGATTTTGACCTTCGGTTCACGTATGTGTTGGCTGGTTGGGAGGGGAGAGCACATGATGCCCTTGTTTAGCTGATGCAATAGAGCGTGAGAGAGGCCTACAAGTACCAGAAGGTAACAAATAGCCAAAGATTTAGCTGTCTATAAAATGTGTGAACCATTGTCACCAAAACTTTTTTTATTTGTTTAGGAAAATTCTATCTAGTTGATGCCGCATATGGAGCCAAGCCTGGTTTTTTGCCACCTTTTCGTCAAACAAGATACCATTTAAACGAGTGGGGTAGCAACCCGGTCCAAAATGAAAAGGAGCTATTCAACCTAGGGCACTCATCTTTACGAGTGACGATAGAGCGAGCTTTTGGATCTCTCAAGAGGAGGTTCAAAATTGTGGATGATGCCAAACCATTCTTTCCGTTTCCAGTACAAGTTGATATTGTTGTAGTATGTTGCATTCTTCATAACTATGCACTATCTCAAGGGATTGATGAGTTTATTATACCGGAGGTGACTTGGACAACCCAACCAATCCAAACAGCAAGGCAACAAGCAAGAGACCATAGGGCCACCCTAAACCGTAGGCAACAGATTGCTAATCAAATGTGGGCGGATAGGTAGGTCATGTATGGAAACTGAGTGTGGCTGGACATTTGTGCCATGTTTATGTATTGGAACCATGTATTTTTAATGTTGTATCATGCTATCTTTGCATTCATGTAATAGCtggatatattggaccatttttATGTATTGAAACCATAGTTGTGATGCTCCTAAAGTGTTTTTTCCATGCTTTTTATTGCTGGACAGAAATGGGACCATTTTTATGTATTGAAACCATAGTTGCGATGCTCCTAAAGTGTTTTTTCCATGCTTTTATTGCTGGACAGAAATGGATAGTGTTGAAGTCACCAGTGCAAGTGCTACAAGTGGCACCGGTAAGAGTGGGCTGGTTGTGTGTACCAATTCCATGTCCACGATGATGCTAGGTTTTTTGGCAGACCTTGTGGCTAGTGGAGCTAGAACTTCAAGTGGATTCAAGAGTGTGTATCATAACAAATGTGCTCAGGCTTTGAATGACCATTTCAAGCTGTCCTTGATCGGAGATCAGTGTAGCAACCACCTTAAGAAGTGAAGGAAGATCTGGGGAAGGATAGTCCACTTGAAGAATTTAAGTGGAGCTCTATGGGATGAGGATACAAGCACCATTAGGCTCAGCGATGAACACTATGCATGCCATTGCAATGTAAGATTTTGTTATATGAGCACTTGAAGGTTTTTTGTCTAATTAATGATAGCCACTTTCACATTTTTGTCTACTCACTTGGACATTTTTTATAGGCCTTCAAAGCTGATGCGCCATACTTGAATACTCCAATTGAACATTACCGTGCCATGGAAACCATATTTGGATCCACTACAACAATAGGGAAATATGCCAAGTCCGAAAATGACACACTATCtattgatcttgatgaagatgaaagtGAGGTGAACGTGTCGCCAAATGTTGCCGAATCTACCTCTAAACGACCACCAAAAAAGAAGGCTAAGGTTGTGAAAAATGAAGACGATCCACTAGTGATCACTCTCAAAGATGGGTTCAAAATGGTGGCTGATGCTCTTTTCAAgtctggtggagatgatgatgccaTACCAGATGGCTTGTGGGATGCTTTGGCTGCAATCAATGGATTCAATGAAGGACATATTGCTCACTACAAGTTGGTTTGGGTGAGCCGGTATGTGGAGAAGAACTTTGGAGTGCGCTATAATTTGCAGTAATTGTATGGGCTACTATGCTATGAACGCTCTTTTGGATGGCTTGTATACTATTTTCTAGACAATTTAGAATGATCTTTCATGTACTGTGACTATTAGTATGCTTGTATGGTTGAAATCTGTTCTGTTGTTGATGCTATATATTGTTCTAATGTGATTATTTATTTGCACTGATTATTATCGAAAATACAAATGAAATGCTGCCAAAATTTTGATTATATGTTGTTGAAAATAAGAACAAGTCACAAACGTGGAGGTAATCTCACCTAGCATAGCAAGGAGGTGAGCTGAATCAAATACTAGCCATTCCATTCCAGGCTTTTTGTCTCAACCGAACACAAAATGAAACCGTTTCATTATACTTTTTTAATCTCAACCGAACACAAAAATGAAACCAACCCATTCTAGTGGAATGGAACCATAACATTCCGTTCCACTTTGTTTCCAAACCAAACACACCCCTAGTGATTTTGTTGTCCACGAAACCACTACCGGCAACGGAACGGTTTCGGTCGAACCATAACCTGGATGGCACCTGGTCTGGTCGAGCCAGTTCCCTGGAACCTCGCCTCGGAATTTCCTCGCGCGCTTCCCCCTGTCCACCACAATCCCGTCGACGAGGTAGAGTGCTAGGGATGTGAAGAATCGTGGGCGGCGCGCCGAGCTCTACAGGTTCGTTCCATAATTTTTTTTGCCCAAATCAATCCCTTTTCTCTCTCTGTTCTGTCATCGCCGGTTGCTTCTGCTAGTGGAAGAGTTGAAAGACTGGTTGCTGGTGTTGATTTTGAGATGGAAATCTAACATAAGGCAAGCGGAAGTAGATTTTGGGGTGGAAATCAAACATTGCACCTGGAAATCTGAATCCAACTGATTTGGTAGGGAAGGAAGAGGAGCCGGCCGGATTTGGTAGGTGAGCAGAGGAGATGGCCAGAATCGCTGGAACGGGAAGGACTTCAACCCTCTTCCGGTTAAAATTTCAGAGAGAACCCTTCCTCTAATTAAAGTTGCTTCCTTAAAATTCTAACTATGAAGTGTTCACATGAATTAAATATCAAGTTTGTATCTCTTGGACCTTACATCTTTACGACTGTATATGGAAATTCTAGCTCCTAGGCTGAATCAAAATTGCTCCTTTCTTAATTGCAATGTTTTTGATGGGGCGCGCAGTCATCAAATTTTGGAGGAGACCAGCAACTTACAAGACATTAGAAGACCTCTCTGCAATGGCGAACTCTCATCTCTGGCGACCGACTGCCAGATCAATGGGAAAACCTTCCGTCAAGGGCCTCACCAGTTATAACCGATGGTCCTGTCTAGCAATGCTGGTGAGTTACTTGTTCCGTTTTTCCCTGAGATAATCTTTCCTCTAAATCCTCTTATACACAGATAAAAACTAGGAACCATAATAGTGGTAGACATGAGTCGTCAAAATAGGCTTTTGTGTGTGTGGAAAATTACACGTTTTTTCTTGGAAATATGCTATCAAAATAGCGTTTTGGAGACTAGCAAATCAACTCTGATTTCGTTCCATGCCAAAcacaggaagaagatgaaggcgaTCAATATGATTGGCTAAGCAATTTGCCTGATGACGTGTTGCTCAATATTGTAGAGCGACTTGATACCACATATGCCGTTAGAACCAGCATCCTCTCCACGCGGTGGAAGCAGATCGCTGCTATGCTCTCCAAAATTAATTTGTCGGTTGGTTTCTTTGACACAGAGCATGTCAGGTCAGAGTTGACTTGTGATGATGTAGTTCAGGCCAACCAAAGCATGCTTGAAGCAACAAGGACCATGCTAGAAAGCAGGACAAATCAGTACACTATTCATCTCCTGCGCATGCAATTTTTCTTGGCAGATGGATCTGTTAACATTGGCCAGACTGTTGCTAACACCATAGCAACGAAAAAGGTTGGATCTGTCGAGTTAACTCTTCTGACAGAGAAGGACGGTAGCATATGCACCCATGATGATTTGGTCACTCACGGGAGGCAGCTCAGTTCATTTGTTGATGCTTGTCCAAACACATTCAGTGGTCTTGCACGACTCAAGCTGGAGAACATGAGGCTAGGAGAATCAGATTTCCCTAAACTTTTCAGTATATCCAAGCGATTGGAATTCCTCTGCTTGTTCAACTGTGACATAGGGTATCTATCTTTTCTGGAAGTGGAACATCCGCAACTCCGTGAACTTGAGATTCTC includes the following:
- the LOC127309885 gene encoding uncharacterized protein; translated protein: MEHLVRDPACRTRVYYLTAERMEAFKVTDTLRARMVEKWIWCVKREFLDAATTKCVGLDCEFTDPRKAGEEQRAAVLQLSVASETLVFHIIHANKVAQMLKNFLEDGNIRFCGAAIGNDVKKLRPHGIHNTSAYDLQKVVPNPTTKPTPSLYDLANHTIGTNLEQKKKYNHKNMMDAAAQEK
- the LOC127305553 gene encoding FBD-associated F-box protein At3g52670-like isoform X2, with the protein product MFLMGRAVIKFWRRPATYKTLEDLSAMANSHLWRPTARSMGKPSVKGLTSYNRWSCLAMLEEDEGDQYDWLSNLPDDVLLNIVERLDTTYAVRTSILSTRWKQIAAMLSKINLSVGFFDTEHVRSELTCDDVVQANQSMLEATRTMLESRTNQYTIHLLRMQFFLADGSVNIGQTVANTIATKKVGSVELTLLTEKDGSICTHDDLVTHGRQLSSFVDACPNTFSGLARLKLENMRLGESDFPKLFSISKRLEFLCLFNCDIGYLSFLEVEHPQLRELEILKCDFEMVDLKWLPKLTTLTFTCWESKHDPLSFGFVPLLQTANISNTALSSHKMLKLSEFLGKVTLRELHLNFESEKIWVQPEGPKELLQVFNKLRIVKLSGISEECHLSWTMFVLQGAHSLQELHIEVWDHLCEMVEDERHRKMLGYSKLKKDACVEWEGLPSCFKHRNLSVLRVYGFQSDDKFVNYILGVMEATVGLEDIYLYEKPGCEMCKHKMKKGGYPRTDELRIVLRNIFNREASLVRVHFPSARM
- the LOC127305553 gene encoding FBD-associated F-box protein At3g52670-like isoform X1 — its product is MANSHLWRPTARSMGKPSVKGLTSYNRWSCLAMLEEDEGDQYDWLSNLPDDVLLNIVERLDTTYAVRTSILSTRWKQIAAMLSKINLSVGFFDTEHVRSELTCDDVVQANQSMLEATRTMLESRTNQYTIHLLRMQFFLADGSVNIGQTVANTIATKKVGSVELTLLTEKDGSICTHDDLVTHGRQLSSFVDACPNTFSGLARLKLENMRLGESDFPKLFSISKRLEFLCLFNCDIGYLSFLEVEHPQLRELEILKCDFEMVDLKWLPKLTTLTFTCWESKHDPLSFGFVPLLQTANISNTALSSHKMLKLSEFLGKVTLRELHLNFESEKIWVQPEGPKELLQVFNKLRIVKLSGISEECHLSWTMFVLQGAHSLQELHIEVWDHLCEMVEDERHRKMLGYSKLKKDACVEWEGLPSCFKHRNLSVLRVYGFQSDDKFVNYILGVMEATVGLEDIYLYEKPGCEMCKHKMKKGGYPRTDELRIVLRNIFNREASLVRVHFPSARM